One stretch of Rattus norvegicus strain BN/NHsdMcwi chromosome 12, GRCr8, whole genome shotgun sequence DNA includes these proteins:
- the Clec4m gene encoding CD209b antigen, which produces MQPLDSMEDGEMEVSGSRYSIKSSRLRPNSGIKSLAGCLGHNQAPLVLQLLSFLFLAGLLLIILFQVFKTTNTQWQEEPKQEKILEELNQLTDELMSRIPISQGQNESMQEKISEQLTQLKVELLSRIPVFQVQNESMQEKISEQLTQLKAELLSKIPSLQVQDESKQEKIYQQLVQMKTELLRLCRLCPWDWTFLLGNCYFLSKSQRNWNDAVRACKEEKAQLVIINSDEEQTFLQLTSKAKGPTWMGLSDLKNEATWLWVDGSTLSSRFQKYWNRGEPNNIGEEDCVEFAGDGWNDSKCELKKFWIFKKSATACTEG; this is translated from the exons ATGCAGCCTCTTGATTCCATGG AGGACGGCGAGATGGAGGTCAGTGGCAGCAGGTATTCTATTAAAAGCTCCAGACTACGACCAAATTCTGGAATCAAGAGTTTGGCAG GATGCCTGGGACACAACCAAGCCCCCTTGGTCCTGCAGCTGCTCTCTTTCCTGTTCTTGGCTGGGCTCCTGCTGATCATTCTTTTCCAAG tctTCAAGACCACAAATACCCAGTGGCaggaggaacccaagcaagagaagaTCCTTGAGGAACTGAACCAGCTGACAGACGAACTTA TGTCCAGGATCCCCATCTCCCAGGGGCAGAATGAGTCCATGCAGGAGAAGATCTCTGAGCAACTGACTCAGCTGAAGGTTGAACTCC TATCCAGGATCCCCGTCTTCCAAGTGCAGAATGAATCCATGCAAGAGAAGATCTCTGAGCAACTGACACAGCTGAAGGCTGAACTCC TTTCCAAGATCCCCAGCCTCCAGGTACAGGATGAGTCTAAGCAGGAGAAGATCTACCAACAGCTGGTACAGATGAAGACTGAACTCC TCCGCCTGTGTCGACTCTGCCCCTGGGACTGGACATTCCTCCTAGGAAACTGTTACTTCTTATCCAAGTCCCAACGGAACTGGAATGATGCCGTCAGAGCTTGCAAAGAAGAGAAGGCTCAATTAGTCATCATCAATAGTGATGAAGAGCAG ACCTTCCTACAGCTGACTTCTAAGGCTAAAGGACCAACCTGGATGGGGCTGTCAGACCTGAAGAATGAAGCCACATGGCTCTGGGTAGATGGTTCTACTCTGTCATCCAG ATTCCAGAAATATTGGAATAGAGGGGAGCCCAACAACATCGGTGAAGAAGACTGTGTAGAATTTGCTGGGGATGGCTGGAATGACTCCAAATGTGAACTCAAAAAGTTCTGGATTTTCAAGAAGTCTGCGACCGCATGCACTGAAGGCTAG
- the Clec4m gene encoding CD209b antigen isoform X1, giving the protein MVRGVRGICSELSLPRLDWCSLLSEDGEMEVSGSRYSIKSSRLRPNSGIKSLAGCLGHNQAPLVLQLLSFLFLAGLLLIILFQVFKTTNTQWQEEPKQEKILEELNQLTDELMSRIPISQGQNESMQEKISEQLTQLKVELLSRIPVFQVQNESMQEKISEQLTQLKAELLSKIPSLQVQDESKQEKIYQQLVQMKTELLRLCRLCPWDWTFLLGNCYFLSKSQRNWNDAVRACKEEKAQLVIINSDEEQTFLQLTSKAKGPTWMGLSDLKNEATWLWVDGSTLSSRFQKYWNRGEPNNIGEEDCVEFAGDGWNDSKCELKKFWIFKKSATACTEG; this is encoded by the exons ATGGTGAGAGGAGTCAGAGGGATCTGCTCAGAGCTGAGTCTGCCCAGGCTTGATTGGTGCTCTCTTCTTTCAGAGGACGGCGAGATGGAGGTCAGTGGCAGCAGGTATTCTATTAAAAGCTCCAGACTACGACCAAATTCTGGAATCAAGAGTTTGGCAG GATGCCTGGGACACAACCAAGCCCCCTTGGTCCTGCAGCTGCTCTCTTTCCTGTTCTTGGCTGGGCTCCTGCTGATCATTCTTTTCCAAG tctTCAAGACCACAAATACCCAGTGGCaggaggaacccaagcaagagaagaTCCTTGAGGAACTGAACCAGCTGACAGACGAACTTA TGTCCAGGATCCCCATCTCCCAGGGGCAGAATGAGTCCATGCAGGAGAAGATCTCTGAGCAACTGACTCAGCTGAAGGTTGAACTCC TATCCAGGATCCCCGTCTTCCAAGTGCAGAATGAATCCATGCAAGAGAAGATCTCTGAGCAACTGACACAGCTGAAGGCTGAACTCC TTTCCAAGATCCCCAGCCTCCAGGTACAGGATGAGTCTAAGCAGGAGAAGATCTACCAACAGCTGGTACAGATGAAGACTGAACTCC TCCGCCTGTGTCGACTCTGCCCCTGGGACTGGACATTCCTCCTAGGAAACTGTTACTTCTTATCCAAGTCCCAACGGAACTGGAATGATGCCGTCAGAGCTTGCAAAGAAGAGAAGGCTCAATTAGTCATCATCAATAGTGATGAAGAGCAG ACCTTCCTACAGCTGACTTCTAAGGCTAAAGGACCAACCTGGATGGGGCTGTCAGACCTGAAGAATGAAGCCACATGGCTCTGGGTAGATGGTTCTACTCTGTCATCCAG ATTCCAGAAATATTGGAATAGAGGGGAGCCCAACAACATCGGTGAAGAAGACTGTGTAGAATTTGCTGGGGATGGCTGGAATGACTCCAAATGTGAACTCAAAAAGTTCTGGATTTTCAAGAAGTCTGCGACCGCATGCACTGAAGGCTAG